TACAATACGACCTCTCCATTGCGGACGACCTGTGGCTTGTCGATGTGGACGAGGGGCAGATCAGCCAAGTCATCAACAATCTCCTTATAAATGCATTGCAGGCCATGGGGGGTGACGGTAAAATTGAAATCACGGCCCAAAACAGGGTAATCGGCCCGATAGAGAAAAGGCGATATCCGTTTTCAACGGGGTGCTATGTTGTCATCGCCATACGCGATTACGGCCCCGGTATACCCGAGGAACTGCTGCAGAAAATATTCGATCCATATTTTACCACGAAAAAAGACGGCAGCGGCCTCGGTCTCTCGACCGTATATTCCATAATCAAAAATCATTCGGGCTACGTGGATGTGGGCTCTCAATTGGGACGGGGGGCGACGTTTACCCTGTTTTTTCCCGCATCCGTCGGCAAATCCTGTGAAATCGAAAGCGTTCCCGTTGTGTCGGGTCTCGGCCAGAGGAAAATCCTCTTAATGGACGACGATACCCAGGTACTCAGGGTTACCGAAAAACTCCTGTCGCGACTGGGGTACCGGGTACACTGTTCGCGGGACGGCGCACAGGCATTTGAATATTTTACGCATGCCATGGACGTGGGCGACCCGTTTGACCTCGTGATACTCGACCTTACCATCCAGGGAGGATTGGGCGGCAAGGCGACAATGGAAGCGATTCGCCAGCTCGACCAGAACGTCAGGGCGATTGTGTCCAGCGGCTACTCGGATAATCCGGTGATGGCTGAATATAAAAAATACGGCTTCAATGCCGTTGTTAAAAAACCGTTTCAAGTCGATGAACTGAGCCAGATCATTCATAACCTTGTGCAGAAACAGTAATCCCACTGCCCTTTCGGTATAAAAAGTAAAGCCCGGTCCGTTTGCTAAGAACATTGAATTTTAGAATTATATTAATTTAGCATTCTTTAAAAATTTATTGCTCTAATGGAATATTTCCGCTATATTATTAAGGTAACAATTGTTTTATGGATTTTTCACAATTGTATCTGAAAATACAATATGTTAATCGTCCGAAGGTGCAAGATTCTGCTTGGCGACAAATTAAACTACAAATGAAAAAATGAGGCTCAAATGAAGAATATAGTAAAAACAAACAGTATCAGGGTAAGAAAGCCTGTTAAAGACGGCACCGTTCAGAAGATAGAATCGACGCTCGGAATGGTATTGGGAGTTGATCATGTGAAGGCCAGCGAGAAGGGCAACCGGGTAGTTATTAAATACAATTTAAAATTTATCAACTACCGTGGACTGGAGAAAAAACTGGAGGACCTGGGCTGTAAACCGGTGACCGGTTTATTTTCGTCGATCCGGAGAGGATTTATCAATTTTACCGAGAAAACGGAAATCGAAAGTCTTGAAATAGATCTTCACAGGAATCATCTGGACCGCATCGGGCATTGAAGCGGAGCGTTGAATGCGATATGCCTGTTCGATGGAACCCGGCGGTGACTTGAATTTTTATCAGAAGACTTTCTAAATACGCACAAAACGGACCTTCCGGTCCGTTTTGTGCTGAAGTTATACCGCCCTCTTAATCAGTGTTCTTCCATCTGACTCGCGGCCGGCGGATAGATACCTTTTTTACGCCGGTAGACGGCGATTCCAAAGCGTATGCATCCCGTAATCATCACCCATACGCAAATGATGGAAGCTATGTAGAAGGTGTGATGAACCGCGAGCGGGTACTCCCTGATAAGATCGAGTATGAACTTGTCCATCCCGTGCTCCTTAATGTGTGTTGATCCCCTGATACGGCACCATAATGACTGCATGGCGCCGGTCGGCATAAAACCAATACATGATATCCAGTCCGTTTATTAATAATCACGCTCATTTCTGTCAACCGTAAAATTGCTGTTTTTATGGTGTACATTTCGCACTTTGTGTATGCTATTGCTTGAGGGAGACGGCAGTATACCTTCCTTGCCGCCCGACATTTATAAATTGAGAATTTTGCCCTAAATTAATGACAGGGAAGGCATGTTACACCCTTCCCAACTCCTGCGCGAACCGTGGCAGGGAACCGTCTTTGCCGGAGTGGCAGATAAGGTGGAGTGATTCGCGCGCCCTGGTCAGCGCCACGTACAGCAGGCGCCTCTCTTCTTCAATTTCGGAACCGGGATCGGGAATAATCGCGTCGGCAATACCCGCCAGAATGACCGTGTCGAACTCCAGTCCCTTGGATGAGTGAATGGTCATAAGTGCCAGGTTTTCGAGTACGGTTGATGGAAGCATTTTTTCAAGATGCATGGCAATATGCCTTCCCTGCCAGTTGTTACGGTACAGAATGACCGTGCTTTCGCTTCCGCCCTCTGAATTTGATAATATGGACGTTATTATACTGTTTTCCTGATCGCGGGTGTTAACAACATGCCGGTAAACAGCCCCTCCGCGTCCTTTGAACGATCGTAACCGTTTGTTGGTCCTGTATTTATTTCTTTTTATAAATCTGTTGGAAAGTTCAACGATCTCATGCCGCGATCTGTAGTTTACCGTCAATCTGTGTATTTCAGCCTCCGGAAAATAACGGCGCATAGATACTATATATTCTATCCTGCTGTCTCTAAACCCGTAAATTGACTGCCAGTCGTCGCCGACAACGAAAAGATTTGCGTCTTTTTCCGGCAGCAGATGTCTGAGCAGTTTAAAATTTTCCGGTGAAGTGTCCTGAAATTCATCAACCAGTATATATCGGTATCGGTCGCGGACGGCCTGTACGAGCGATTCGTACTTATCGAGAAGCAAAATGGCGTGGCTAATCATGTCCTGGAAATCCATGCAGCCGCGACGTATCTTTGTACGACGAAACACGTTCCTCGCAGAGCGGATCTTCTCCAAAAGGCCGTGTTCTGCAAGTCTTGCGATACCTTTGCCGTCTATCCTGTCCAGATCATCAATCAGACGAGAGACCACTTCGGCCGGAATGCCGAGAAAATCATCTATATTCGAGAGCACAATATCTCTAATCATTCCGCCCCTGTCCGATTCATCGAGTATCGACGGAAAAGTGTCATACCCGATCAGAGGCATAAAGATATCGGAATGTGATCTGAGCAATGAAAGACTGAAGGAATGGAAGGTTTCCGCCGGGAGTCCGAGCGCCGATGCACCTATTTCTTCCTGCACCCTGTTACGAATTTCTTCGGCGGCCTTCCTGCTGAAAGTGAGAACCAGAATGTTTTCGGGAGGGATTTTATCGCGTGAAATAATTGCCGTAAGCTTGGCGATGAGGGTTTTGGTTTTGCCCGTCCCCGCCCCGGCGATAACCAGCGTAACGCCTCCGTCGGAGCGCGAAGCTTTCATCTGTTCACGACTCAGTCTGGCCATAAATTTGTCGAACCCTGGCATGAAAGAATCGGCGTTATGTGAGTGCCTGTAATTAATACGATTAAGAGTGGGGAAAAGTTAAAACTTTTAGGATGAAGTTTTCCGGAGAGAATTAATTTTTCTTTCCATGCTCGAATATACGCATCCGCAGTAGTCCTGCCTGTAAAAGCCGTTTGTCCGGGAAATCTCCACGGACTTTCGGTATCCGTCGTTTTTCTTAAAGTCGGCTTCGAAAAATTCTATACCGTACCGACGCTTCAGGCTTCTTCCCGTCTCGTTAAGCATCGCCGCGTCTTTGTGCGGACTCACGGACATGACCGTTGCAACGGCATCGAAGGAATTGTCGCGTGCGTACCGAAAGCACTCCTCAAGCCTGTAACGAAAGCAAAACATACAGCGCACCGAGCGCTCGCCTTCAAATCGATGCACTTTAACCGCCGAAGTCCACTTGCGGGGGTCGTACAGGCCGACAACAAGCGGAAAGCCTCTTTTGACCGAATAGTCTTCAAGCTCGGACAGGCGTTTCGAGTATTCCTTGAAGGGCGATATGTTTGGATTGTAAAAATATGCGGTTATGTTAAAGTCCTTACCAAGAACCCCGATAACATGGGCCGCGCATGGGGCGCAACAGGCGTGGAGGAGCAGCGTATCTTTTTTCACGGCGTTGCCGCGCGGGGACTTTATTTAAGGTATTTTTTTATAAACTTGTTAAGCTTCTTTGCGTTTTGAGGATTAACCCTGCCGTCCAGCCATAACAACAGGTTGGTACTGACGCCGTTGACCGAGTCGTACTCATGATGCACAATATAATTGGCCGTGTCATATTTTATCTTTTCAAAAATTTCCTCGGCAAGATTGAGATTTTCGGCGTATGGACCGAGCATCTCGCATATTTTGATTATTATCTCATGCTTGTTGATTTCCCTTAATTCGTTTCTACAAGATTCCGTAAAATAACCCTTGCAGAGGCTTACGTTATCAATAAAGCTTTCCGCCACCGCATATCCACGATTGTCAGCTATTGCCTTGTCTTTGGTGTTCATCCGCGTTCCTCGCCCATTTTCCAGGTTTAAGCCGGTAAGCACGACAAATTAACTTCATTAATATATCCCCCGCGTGCCGAATTGTCAACAAATTTGAGTTATTATTAACCCGATCAGACAACATTAATCGCTTTGCATATCGGGCGGTATGGTATATGCTCCTTGCAACAAAACGGAGGTTCCACATGGAGAGCATACATAAGAGATATATTTCTTTCGATCAGGGCGTGGTGAGCGCGATAATCAATTTTGCGATCAATTTCGCTATCGGATATTTCGTGGCCTTATCGGTCATGCCGCTTTGGGGCTGGCCGGGCATCGTCGCCGATTCGATGATCATGATTTTTCTGCTGACTTTCCTGACCTGTCTTGTCATCACCTGGACGACGTACCAGAAAATCAAACAGAAAAAAATCACCGCACTAACACGACGCAGTGTATCACACCCCGTTCTTAGGCATTTACCCGCAAATTTATGGATAAGGTCGCTTGTCCTGGGTGTTATCTATCTGTTAGTCCTGACACCGGTTCTCATTCTCGTACTGACCGCGCTCAACGTGGATTCGATGACGTTCTGGCAATTCGTAATTTTCAAGGGCTCGTTCGCCGGGATTAACGCCCTGCTCGTCGGCCCGCTTTCCGCGTTCATCGCGCTTGGGGACGGTTAAACCTTTCATACAAGCCCGCCCCGTATCACAGTGTATCACTCCCAGGTCTGCCGGGCTGTCCCTCCGATCGTCCTTCCATCTCCGTCCGCCGCCCCTTGATTCAAAATACTATTGACAAATTTCTACCCAATTACTTATATTACACTATGTGGTATATCATTACATTATAGTGTAATATTAAAGCCTCTGGTTCTCTTACAATGGATTTCAGGGCGGCGCGCGCCACACCGACCACAGGAGGGATGAAAGCCATGCCAAACGATCGGACCACCGACAGGACGCTTCCCCGAGGCATTACGAGTTCCGTATTCACCGGAGAGGATCTCAACCGGCTCTACGGCATCCTAAGAGGCAATTCCGAGCTGTCCAAATCCACCATCGAGCGCGAGCTGGGGACGGCGCTCCGGCGCCTGGATCAAGGCAGCCATTTCCTCTCGGGCGACATCCGCGACCTCGGCCTGGGGGTCGAGGAGCTGGCCTTTATCATCGAACACAACCGCTACCAGGAGAAAAGCGCCTGCGCGGACGGGCAGGCGCCGCGCATCGACGTGCGCGGCGTATTCGAAAACCGGCACCTGTTTTTCATCTCGGAGGATATAGGGCTTTCCACTCGCGTTCTCGAGGACATCGTGAGCATCCTGAGGCGCGAGCGCGACGCGTCGGCACGGCTTTTCGCCTACCGCATCGGGGGGCCTGGCGGCGAGTGCGATACCCGGGTGCTCTACCTTCTCTCGGTACAGGAGCGCGCCGTCGGCCGCCGGCCCGGCGCCGTGGCGCGGGACGCTGTGCGCAGCTGCGCCGCCGACCTCGACCTTGCGCTTACGGACGCGCAGATCGATGAATTCCTAACCTCCGGACTTCCCTCCTCCGTCGCCGAACGGCTCGACCGGGGCGAAGAAAGGGCCGCCGTGCGGCATCTGCGCTCGTGGATTGCGATGCGCCTGACGCTTGCCGGCGGCGAGGATATCTCGATCATGGTTGAGGACGCGGGCGCTCCCACCGGCGTCGGGACTTCGGAGCGCCGCGTGCGCGTCTGCGTTTCGCGCGAGCGCCTCCTCGAGCACCTGAGCACACTGCATCGGGTTTTCGAGCGTCAGGGGCTCCGCTTCATCCGGGAGTACGCGGAATTCCTTACCGTGGGCGGCCTGGAGTGCGCGTCGGTTTGCGTCTACCTGCCAGCCAGTCTTCTCGAGCCGGGGCTGGTATCGTTCATCCAGGCCGAGCTCTTCAACCGGCTCTCGCCGCTTCGGCCCGCGCCCATCTCGGCCTTCGAGGTGCGCGATCTGCTTCGCCGCATGGCCTCCATGGACGACTACCTGAAAATCTCGTTCATCGACGAGCTCCAGAAAGATCGCCGCAAGGAGTACCTAATGCCGCTGGTGGCGTTGCTCGCCGAGCCGAGCGCCGAGATCCGCGCCAGGGCCTTCGCCCTGGTGAAGAACTACCTGCTCAACCCCACCCCCGACATGAAGGACGACTACTACTGGTGCACGCTCAAGGACATCTTCTCGGCGGCGTCCGTGCCCTTCGCGCGCGAGAGGGACCGCGAGAGCAGGCCGCTCACCGACGAGGAGATCGTACAGCTCATCCGCTTCAGCGGCGTGTACTTCGACGACTACGTGGAGCCACTTACGGGGAAGGGCTTTCTCTTTATAAGGATGGCCGGGCACGGCATCGGCAAGGGCGGCATCCGCGCGCACGAGTCGCACGTCTCGTTCTCGGGCGAGGGCGCGCTCTCGACCAATATGCTCTTCAAAACCATGGGGATCGGCGTTCCCTTCTACTCCGCGGGCAAGGGCGGCATTCTGGGCGACACCTCATTCCGCGGCGAGGACGAACAGAAGCGCGCCGCCGCGCGGACAAACGTTTTCCGCGCCTACGCGGACTTTCTGTACTATCGCGCCGGGATCGGCCCGCTTACCGATGTGCCCGCCGGCGATGTGGGGGTGGGCGGTCCCGAGATCGGCATTATGTTCGATCGCCTCACGCTGAACGTGGGCGCCGACGCCGCGGCGATCGTCAAGAACACCGACAGCCCCGAGCCGGCGCGCCGCTTGAAGCGGCACTTCGGCGTTCCCGTTTCCGACACCGACCTAATGGCGCGCATCGCCACCGACTTCCCCGCCGCGGCCGAGTACGCCGCTCCGGCCATCACCGGTAAGCCCGGCGGCCACGGGCTGGCCCTGCGCGCCGGCGCCACCGGGCGCGGCATGGTCGAGGTGCTCGCCGCGCAGCTCAACTACCGCGACTACCCCGACGCCGCGCTCTGGCTGGACCCCGGCCGCGTGGACGAGGCGCTGGAGCTCGACGCCGAGTACACGCGCCGCTCGCGCGAGCGCATGTCGCGCCTCACCTTCGCCATCCAGGGCTTCGGCAAGGTGGGCGCCTCCTTCGCCCGCTTCGTCGACGAGATCGGCGCGGCCGTCACCATGGTGTCGGACGTGAGCGGCACGGTGCTGCACGGCCGCCGCATACCGAACATCGCAGCCCTGACCGATTTCTGCGCCGGCGGCCGCGCGCTTGGCGACGCCCCGCCGGACGTGCTGGAGGGCTGTGAGTTCGCGGCCGGAAACACGCTCCTTCCGCTCACCGCGGTGGTGAACGTGGTGGTGCCCTCGGCGCTCGAGAACGTCATCGTGTCGTTCGAGCGGCCGCACGCAGGCGCCGTCGGCGCCGGGCGCCTGGCCTGCGAGTACGTGCTCCAGGGCGCGAACGGACCGGTTACCTGCGACGCCGAGGACACCCTGGCGGAGCGCGGCATCGTTTCGTTTCCGGACATTCTGGCGAACTCCGGCGGGGTGCTGGCCTCGTACTGCGAGTGGCTTAACGGGCTCATCCGGCTTAACGGGTACGCGGCATTGCACGGGTACGGTTTCGTTCATCCCATCGTCCACAACATGGTGATGAAGCTCCACCCCGACGCGATGTCCTCCGACATCCGCACCGTCGACGAGGAAGCGTACCGGAGGGCCTTCAGGTTCATCCTCAGGCACGCGACCGTGGCCACCATAGAGCTCTCGCGCGCGTGCCGAATATCCATGAAGAGCGCGTACCTCTCGCTCGGCATCCGCGCGGCGGCCGGGGAGGGAAGGCTTACGGAGCGCTTCTCGTTCGTCATGGCGAAGATACGCGACGGTTTCGCCGGGGGCGCGCGGGCGGTCTGAGGCGGCGTGTGCCGGTCCCCGGCGGGCCGGCACATCACGTACGAAAAAACGGCGTATCCCTTTCGGGGTACGCCGTTTTCGTTATGCGTTCGCGGGACCCTGCGCCCGAAGCGGGGGCTAATACTTTGCGGCGGTCAGCTTGAAGCACTCGGCCGCGACGTCGACCGTTTTCTTGATGTCGGCCTCTTCCATGGCCGCGCAGACGAACCAGTTGTGGTGCGGGTGCAGGAAGATGCCGCGGCGCGAGGCCTCGCCGCAGAAGTAGCGGTTCTTCTCGAACATGGGGTCGTCGGCGAAATTCATGTACGGCATGGCCGGCGGACCGGACATGGTCACCTTTACGCCCGCGGCGGCGGCCGCGTCGGCGAGGCCCTTCATGAGCTTGGCGCCGAGCTTCTCGATCTTCTCGATCGCGCCGCTCGCCTTGATCTCATCGATCGTTGCCATGGCGGCGGCGAAGGGCACGCCCGAGAAGAAGTGCGTTCCGGAGAAAAAGACGCTTCCCGCGGCCTGCTTGAGCTCGTCCCTGCCCATGGCGATGGCGATCGGGTAGCCGTTGGCCATGGCCTTGCCGAAGCACTGGAGGTCGGCGTTGTAGCCGTAGTGGTCGGCGCTTCCCGACAGCTTCAGCCTGAAGCCGCAGCGGATGTCGTCGACGATGATGAGAAAGCTTTCGCTTTTCGCCAGCGCGTTTACCGTGTCGACGAACTCCTTCGTGGGGAGTTCCTGGTCTTTCATGGAGTCATGGCGGTGCGGGGTCAGGATGATCGCGGCGACCTTCCCCTTGTTGGCCTCGACCGCGCGCTTGAGGCCGGCCGGGTCGTTGTACTCGATGTAGTGGATGTGGCTTTTCCACTCGTCGGGCACGCCCGCGCCATGGGGCTGGCACCATGGGTGCGCGCCGTGGTAGGAGCCCTTTGCCAGCAGAATCTCCCATTTGCCGGTGAACGCGCGCGCCACCGCGAGCGAATACGAGGTGACGTCCGAGCCGTTCTTCGCGAAGACGCACCAGTCGCCGCCCTTTATCGTCGAGGTCATCTTCTTCGCCAGCGGGATCCACAGGTCGCTGGGCAGGGTGAAGCAGTCGGCTTTTTCCATCTGCGCCTTCGCGGCCGCGTCGATCTTCGGGTGTTTGAGGCCCAGCAGGTTGGTGCCGAACGAGCACATGTAGTCGATGTATTCGTTGCCGTCGACGTCCCATATGCGGCAGCCCTCGCCGCGCGCGATGAAGGCCGGGTGCGAGCCGAAGGTCAGGAAGTTCGGCGTGCGCGCCCCATAGATGCCGTTGGGCACGTACTTCTTCGCCTCCTCGAAAAGCGTGTAGGATTTTGTGAGATCATAGAGTTCCATGCGTTTTCCCCCTAAAGTGATTATCGTGACAGCCGCTCGTTGGAACGGCACAGTGCGCGTGATGTGTACGCCCGGCGAGGCCCGTGTGCCGGGCATGGTGTCGTGCCGCGCGGCGCTGCGTGACGGTTCGGCCCGCCGGGGCCGGAAAAAGCGTGCGGCGTGGCGCGTCCGCCTCCGCGAATAAATACGGAGCGCCCGCGCACAAAATGTTGACAGGCGCGGCGGCGTGACGCACGCTGAAGCACCGGGGCGGCTTCGTCCGGACCGGCACGCCGGCAAACGCGGCCGGGCGCGCGCGGAAGGCGCCGTACGGGCCGGGGCATGGTGCTTCCGCTCGGCCGGCGGATGGATCGGCCGGAAGTTTCATAGCGCGCGGGTGGATGTCGTTCGCGACGCTCGGTTGCATTTCGTTTTGTGCTTGCATTTTTATTAATTACACAATAATGTAATTAATTATACATTGCTGCAATGTATAGCAGCGTAATGATTTGTCAATAGAAAAAGTGGCCGGGTGTATGAAAATCGGGCTCGGCGATACTGCATAGCACCAGGCGCTCATCGCGAGGCGCGCAGCAACATGGCGATCTCAAAAGGCAACGGCTTGATTCATGGAACCTTGCGGATAGAGAGATTGCCACGCCCCGATACGGCCGGGGCTCGCAATGACAGTATAAAGCCGGGGACAACGCCTCGATGGCATACGGCATATCTTCTCTGTCATCGCGAGGAGGCCGCAGGCCGACGTGGCGATCTCA
This genomic stretch from Spirochaetota bacterium harbors:
- a CDS encoding ATP-dependent helicase; its protein translation is MARLSREQMKASRSDGGVTLVIAGAGTGKTKTLIAKLTAIISRDKIPPENILVLTFSRKAAEEIRNRVQEEIGASALGLPAETFHSFSLSLLRSHSDIFMPLIGYDTFPSILDESDRGGMIRDIVLSNIDDFLGIPAEVVSRLIDDLDRIDGKGIARLAEHGLLEKIRSARNVFRRTKIRRGCMDFQDMISHAILLLDKYESLVQAVRDRYRYILVDEFQDTSPENFKLLRHLLPEKDANLFVVGDDWQSIYGFRDSRIEYIVSMRRYFPEAEIHRLTVNYRSRHEIVELSNRFIKRNKYRTNKRLRSFKGRGGAVYRHVVNTRDQENSIITSILSNSEGGSESTVILYRNNWQGRHIAMHLEKMLPSTVLENLALMTIHSSKGLEFDTVILAGIADAIIPDPGSEIEEERRLLYVALTRARESLHLICHSGKDGSLPRFAQELGRV
- a CDS encoding epoxyqueuosine reductase QueH, which encodes MKKDTLLLHACCAPCAAHVIGVLGKDFNITAYFYNPNISPFKEYSKRLSELEDYSVKRGFPLVVGLYDPRKWTSAVKVHRFEGERSVRCMFCFRYRLEECFRYARDNSFDAVATVMSVSPHKDAAMLNETGRSLKRRYGIEFFEADFKKNDGYRKSVEISRTNGFYRQDYCGCVYSSMERKINSLRKTSS
- a CDS encoding Glu/Leu/Phe/Val dehydrogenase dimerization domain-containing protein, which produces MPNDRTTDRTLPRGITSSVFTGEDLNRLYGILRGNSELSKSTIERELGTALRRLDQGSHFLSGDIRDLGLGVEELAFIIEHNRYQEKSACADGQAPRIDVRGVFENRHLFFISEDIGLSTRVLEDIVSILRRERDASARLFAYRIGGPGGECDTRVLYLLSVQERAVGRRPGAVARDAVRSCAADLDLALTDAQIDEFLTSGLPSSVAERLDRGEERAAVRHLRSWIAMRLTLAGGEDISIMVEDAGAPTGVGTSERRVRVCVSRERLLEHLSTLHRVFERQGLRFIREYAEFLTVGGLECASVCVYLPASLLEPGLVSFIQAELFNRLSPLRPAPISAFEVRDLLRRMASMDDYLKISFIDELQKDRRKEYLMPLVALLAEPSAEIRARAFALVKNYLLNPTPDMKDDYYWCTLKDIFSAASVPFARERDRESRPLTDEEIVQLIRFSGVYFDDYVEPLTGKGFLFIRMAGHGIGKGGIRAHESHVSFSGEGALSTNMLFKTMGIGVPFYSAGKGGILGDTSFRGEDEQKRAAARTNVFRAYADFLYYRAGIGPLTDVPAGDVGVGGPEIGIMFDRLTLNVGADAAAIVKNTDSPEPARRLKRHFGVPVSDTDLMARIATDFPAAAEYAAPAITGKPGGHGLALRAGATGRGMVEVLAAQLNYRDYPDAALWLDPGRVDEALELDAEYTRRSRERMSRLTFAIQGFGKVGASFARFVDEIGAAVTMVSDVSGTVLHGRRIPNIAALTDFCAGGRALGDAPPDVLEGCEFAAGNTLLPLTAVVNVVVPSALENVIVSFERPHAGAVGAGRLACEYVLQGANGPVTCDAEDTLAERGIVSFPDILANSGGVLASYCEWLNGLIRLNGYAALHGYGFVHPIVHNMVMKLHPDAMSSDIRTVDEEAYRRAFRFILRHATVATIELSRACRISMKSAYLSLGIRAAAGEGRLTERFSFVMAKIRDGFAGGARAV
- a CDS encoding aminotransferase class III-fold pyridoxal phosphate-dependent enzyme, producing the protein MELYDLTKSYTLFEEAKKYVPNGIYGARTPNFLTFGSHPAFIARGEGCRIWDVDGNEYIDYMCSFGTNLLGLKHPKIDAAAKAQMEKADCFTLPSDLWIPLAKKMTSTIKGGDWCVFAKNGSDVTSYSLAVARAFTGKWEILLAKGSYHGAHPWCQPHGAGVPDEWKSHIHYIEYNDPAGLKRAVEANKGKVAAIILTPHRHDSMKDQELPTKEFVDTVNALAKSESFLIIVDDIRCGFRLKLSGSADHYGYNADLQCFGKAMANGYPIAIAMGRDELKQAAGSVFFSGTHFFSGVPFAAAMATIDEIKASGAIEKIEKLGAKLMKGLADAAAAAGVKVTMSGPPAMPYMNFADDPMFEKNRYFCGEASRRGIFLHPHHNWFVCAAMEEADIKKTVDVAAECFKLTAAKY